In Nonomuraea muscovyensis, one genomic interval encodes:
- a CDS encoding MDR family MFS transporter — translation MTQARQYSHREILEVMSGLMLAMLTSMISTSVVSTALPTIVGELGGQDHYSWVASATMLTMTVSTPLWGKLSDLFGRKLMFQTALGLFVAASLVAGLSQDMGQLIAARAVQGIGAGGLSALAQVILGDIVAPRERGRYSGYMGAVFGISTVAGPLLGGFLVEADRLGWRWCFYVVVPFAAIAFVVIQRVLKLPKVTRDTSIDIWGATTMTASATSLMLLLTLGGQEFAWNSGWTYALGATSVVMLGLAVLAERAATAPILPPRLFRNRTFLLTSLASLFVGMAMFGSMIYLPQYLQIVKGLSPANSGLMTLPMVLALFVAGVVSGRIVSRTGRWKIFPAAGLLLVAAGQWLLSRLHVDSGLWLIGLDVGVLGLGLGLTMQTLVLAAQNGSETRDMAVTTSGVTFFRSLGGAVGVAAFGAILVNRLEAEMAAGLRTAHISLPGGGTPELGSPSAIQALPEPVRSIVLESFTRGLETVFLVGVPIALLGFVAVVLLKELTLRGATASVAPPTAATAPRTP, via the coding sequence ATGACCCAGGCACGGCAGTACTCTCACCGCGAGATCCTCGAGGTGATGTCCGGGCTCATGCTCGCCATGCTCACCTCGATGATCTCCACCTCGGTGGTGAGCACCGCCCTGCCGACGATCGTGGGCGAGCTGGGCGGCCAGGACCACTACTCGTGGGTGGCCTCGGCGACCATGCTGACGATGACGGTGTCCACCCCGCTGTGGGGCAAGCTGTCCGACCTGTTCGGCCGCAAGCTCATGTTCCAGACCGCTCTCGGCCTGTTCGTGGCAGCCTCCCTCGTGGCCGGCCTGTCGCAGGACATGGGCCAGCTCATCGCGGCGCGGGCCGTGCAGGGCATCGGGGCGGGCGGCCTGTCGGCCCTGGCCCAGGTGATCCTCGGCGACATCGTCGCGCCGCGCGAACGGGGCCGCTACTCCGGCTACATGGGCGCCGTCTTCGGCATCTCCACCGTCGCGGGGCCGCTGCTCGGCGGGTTCCTGGTGGAGGCCGACCGGCTCGGCTGGCGATGGTGCTTCTACGTGGTCGTCCCGTTCGCCGCCATCGCCTTCGTCGTCATCCAGCGGGTGCTGAAGCTGCCGAAGGTCACACGCGACACCTCGATCGACATCTGGGGCGCCACGACCATGACGGCCTCGGCCACGTCCCTGATGCTGCTGCTGACGCTGGGCGGGCAGGAGTTCGCCTGGAACTCCGGCTGGACGTACGCGCTCGGCGCGACCAGCGTCGTCATGCTCGGCCTCGCGGTGCTCGCCGAACGCGCCGCGACCGCCCCGATCCTGCCGCCCCGGCTGTTCCGCAACCGCACGTTCCTGCTCACCAGCCTCGCCTCGCTGTTCGTCGGCATGGCGATGTTCGGCTCGATGATCTATCTTCCGCAGTACCTGCAGATCGTCAAGGGCCTGAGCCCGGCCAACTCCGGTCTGATGACGCTGCCCATGGTGCTCGCCCTGTTCGTCGCCGGCGTCGTCTCCGGCCGGATCGTCAGCCGTACCGGCAGGTGGAAGATCTTCCCCGCGGCCGGGCTGCTCCTCGTAGCCGCGGGCCAGTGGCTGCTGTCCCGGCTGCACGTGGACTCCGGGCTGTGGCTGATCGGCCTGGACGTGGGCGTCCTCGGCCTCGGACTCGGGCTGACCATGCAGACGCTCGTCCTGGCGGCGCAGAACGGCTCCGAGACGCGCGACATGGCCGTCACCACCTCGGGCGTGACGTTCTTCCGCTCGCTCGGCGGCGCCGTCGGCGTGGCGGCGTTCGGCGCGATCCTGGTCAACCGGCTGGAGGCCGAGATGGCGGCCGGCCTGCGCACCGCGCACATCTCGCTCCCCGGCGGCGGCACACCCGAGCTGGGCAGCCCCAGCGCCATCCAGGCCCTGCCGGAGCCGGTCAGGAGCATCGTCCTGGAGTCGTTCACCCGCGGCCTGGAGACGGTCTTCCTCGTCGGCGTGCCCATCGCGCTGCTGGGCTTCGTGGCCGTCGTCCTCCTGAAGGAGCTGACGCTGCGCGGCGCCACCGCCTCCGTCGCGCCGCCCACCGCCGCCACCGCCCCTCGTACTCCCTGA
- a CDS encoding 5-carboxymethyl-2-hydroxymuconate Delta-isomerase: MPQITVEYSASLAEAFDRRGFALTLHLAAAELIGGALPDFKTRFHAITEAVIGGGEATEAMLHVDLAILPGRAPEVKARLGELTLATLCDHIRPGTELNTQVTVEVRDIESYHKRVLTR, encoded by the coding sequence ATGCCGCAGATCACTGTCGAGTACTCCGCATCCCTCGCCGAGGCGTTCGACCGGCGCGGATTCGCGCTGACACTTCACCTGGCCGCAGCCGAGCTGATCGGTGGCGCACTACCCGACTTCAAGACGCGCTTTCACGCCATCACCGAAGCCGTCATCGGTGGCGGCGAAGCCACCGAGGCGATGCTCCATGTGGATCTGGCGATCCTGCCCGGCCGTGCCCCCGAGGTCAAGGCCCGTCTGGGAGAGCTGACCCTTGCGACGCTGTGTGACCACATCAGGCCCGGAACGGAGTTGAACACCCAGGTCACCGTCGAGGTCCGGGACATCGAGAGCTACCACAAACGGGTCCTGACGCGATAG
- a CDS encoding M15 family metallopeptidase, with protein sequence MMCAATMRSATTMAFVTLTSLACAAQPPAASSTAPSSASRPAATTAAAEPPSPTPTSTSTSSSTSEATPTTTAPPAFTAKVTRIARDRLPYSWRPGCPVHHQDLRLVTMTYWGFDDRPHTGELVVRKTVTDDITTAFKKLYDMRYPIKRMELVDVYKGDDFDSIDADNTSAFNCRPATGSSNWSNHAYGEAVDINPRENPYVTAAGSTAHQNAKKFAKRPVRGKGVINPGDKVVRAFASVGWEWGGYWTGTKDYQHFSKGGG encoded by the coding sequence ATGATGTGTGCCGCCACCATGAGGAGCGCCACCACGATGGCGTTCGTGACGCTCACCTCCCTCGCGTGCGCCGCCCAACCCCCGGCCGCCTCCTCCACCGCGCCGTCGTCGGCGTCCCGCCCCGCCGCGACCACGGCGGCCGCCGAGCCCCCGAGCCCGACCCCGACCTCGACCTCGACCTCGTCCTCGACCTCGGAGGCAACCCCCACGACGACCGCGCCGCCGGCCTTCACGGCGAAGGTCACCAGGATCGCCCGCGACCGCCTGCCCTACTCCTGGCGTCCCGGCTGCCCCGTCCACCACCAGGACCTGCGCCTCGTCACCATGACGTACTGGGGCTTCGACGACCGTCCGCACACCGGCGAGCTCGTCGTCCGCAAGACCGTCACCGACGACATCACCACGGCCTTCAAGAAGCTGTACGACATGCGCTACCCGATCAAGCGCATGGAGCTCGTCGACGTCTACAAGGGCGACGACTTCGACTCCATCGACGCCGACAACACCTCCGCCTTCAACTGCCGCCCGGCGACGGGTTCGAGCAACTGGTCCAACCACGCGTACGGCGAGGCCGTCGACATCAACCCCCGCGAGAACCCGTACGTCACGGCCGCAGGCAGCACCGCCCACCAGAACGCCAAGAAGTTCGCCAAGCGCCCCGTGCGCGGCAAGGGCGTCATCAACCCGGGCGACAAGGTGGTGCGCGCCTTCGCCTCGGTCGGCTGGGAATGGGGCGGCTACTGGACCGGCACCAAGGACTACCAGCACTTCAGCAAGGGCGGCGGCTGA
- a CDS encoding TetR/AcrR family transcriptional regulator — MVAVARELFADRGLDVPMAAIARQARVGVATLYRRFPSKEALVTEVFADQFEACVSVVDDALADPDPWRGFRTAVERVCSMQAADRGFSAAFVAAFPDALDVERERHRAIEGFAELVRRAKATGGLRADFAQDDLALLLMANGGVITGPTETALAASRRLVAYLLSAFRAEQAEPLPPPAPLDLRAVVSR; from the coding sequence ATGGTCGCGGTCGCCCGCGAACTGTTCGCCGACCGCGGACTCGACGTGCCGATGGCCGCGATCGCCCGGCAGGCCCGCGTGGGGGTCGCCACGCTCTACCGCCGTTTCCCCAGCAAGGAAGCGCTGGTCACCGAGGTGTTCGCCGACCAGTTCGAGGCGTGCGTGTCGGTCGTGGACGACGCGCTGGCCGATCCGGACCCGTGGCGCGGGTTCCGCACGGCCGTCGAGAGGGTGTGCTCCATGCAGGCCGCCGACCGTGGCTTCAGCGCGGCCTTCGTCGCGGCGTTCCCCGACGCACTCGACGTCGAACGGGAACGCCACCGCGCCATCGAGGGCTTCGCCGAGCTGGTGCGACGCGCCAAGGCGACCGGGGGGCTGCGCGCCGACTTCGCGCAGGACGACCTCGCCCTCCTGCTCATGGCCAACGGCGGCGTCATCACCGGACCCACCGAAACGGCCCTGGCCGCCTCCCGGCGGCTCGTCGCCTACCTGCTCAGCGCCTTCCGCGCCGAACAGGCCGAGCCCCTCCCGCCGCCCGCCCCGCTCGACCTGCGCGCCGTCGTGAGCCGCTGA
- a CDS encoding choice-of-anchor P family protein: MRDGHVGGHVHGALRYALVGVAVFALSAGSVVAQSTTAMAASAAPGVPQDPQVVFTENFENGQGAAPIVVTDYTGPAPVDQTYKADPAWLTACNGWVASQQNPANPPAGSGCGGWWSSVKQLAGTLGKWAGGDPATNHAVTAYTNADPGPNKTQLEAVTPVAIGAPNRFLTFSVDAAEVNCYANHAKMGFYLLDGQQAVPTFTTPIEPCANPGTTVGGIAVGTYTSNSPVLFGGSAVGLRLVNFQASGYGNDAAFDNVRILDVTPQLDVAYSPASVEVGTDATLTFTITNTSELAVKNGWSFTERLPTGLTVAAAAPATDCAAPQVTAPAGSGQIGVTGTLPAGQASCTVKVAVTAARAGTYTTCAADLAGYAGVNPPGCAAVRFVPPVLAFDAHAHGGRVSSRLLSVGPLEPSDITCTETPGADRHALVKATLPGLGSLRAIRTEASGSVDPAGLRTAAATARTAHLRLLGGLVTAKEIVSTAKAQGDDAGHVNSTGQVTLTDLKVNGVAITDTKANLTIDIPLVAKVVINEQVTSADGIAVNAIHIRTPAGADIVIGHARAALTVPGKPCPTY, encoded by the coding sequence ATGAGAGATGGCCATGTGGGCGGTCACGTCCACGGTGCGCTCAGGTATGCGCTGGTCGGCGTCGCCGTATTCGCCCTGTCGGCCGGATCGGTCGTCGCCCAGAGCACGACCGCGATGGCGGCGTCCGCCGCCCCTGGAGTGCCGCAGGATCCACAAGTCGTCTTCACCGAGAATTTCGAGAACGGCCAAGGCGCCGCCCCCATCGTCGTCACCGACTACACGGGGCCCGCGCCTGTTGACCAGACCTACAAGGCCGATCCGGCATGGCTGACCGCCTGCAACGGCTGGGTCGCCTCCCAGCAGAACCCCGCCAACCCGCCCGCTGGTTCCGGCTGCGGCGGGTGGTGGAGCTCGGTCAAGCAACTGGCCGGCACGCTGGGCAAGTGGGCAGGTGGCGATCCGGCGACCAACCACGCCGTCACCGCGTACACCAATGCCGACCCCGGCCCGAACAAGACGCAACTGGAGGCCGTCACACCCGTCGCCATCGGCGCTCCCAACCGGTTCCTGACGTTCTCCGTCGACGCCGCCGAGGTCAACTGCTACGCCAACCACGCCAAGATGGGCTTCTACCTGCTGGACGGGCAGCAGGCCGTGCCCACCTTCACGACCCCGATCGAGCCGTGCGCCAACCCCGGCACGACCGTGGGCGGGATCGCCGTGGGCACCTACACCAGTAACAGCCCGGTTCTCTTCGGCGGTTCCGCTGTCGGGCTCCGGCTGGTCAACTTCCAGGCAAGCGGTTACGGCAACGACGCCGCGTTCGACAACGTGCGGATCCTGGACGTCACGCCGCAGCTCGACGTCGCCTACAGCCCCGCGTCGGTCGAGGTGGGCACGGACGCGACGCTGACGTTCACCATCACCAACACCAGCGAGCTGGCGGTGAAGAACGGCTGGTCCTTCACGGAGCGGCTGCCCACCGGCCTCACCGTGGCGGCCGCCGCACCGGCGACCGACTGCGCGGCGCCGCAGGTGACGGCACCGGCCGGCAGCGGGCAGATCGGCGTGACCGGGACACTTCCCGCAGGTCAGGCGTCCTGCACCGTCAAGGTGGCGGTGACGGCCGCGCGGGCCGGCACCTACACCACCTGCGCCGCCGACCTGGCCGGATACGCCGGAGTCAACCCGCCCGGGTGCGCCGCTGTGAGGTTCGTCCCGCCCGTCCTGGCGTTCGACGCCCACGCTCACGGCGGGCGCGTCAGCAGCCGGCTGCTCTCCGTCGGACCTCTCGAACCGTCGGACATCACCTGCACCGAGACTCCGGGTGCCGACCGGCACGCGCTGGTGAAGGCCACGCTGCCGGGTCTCGGCTCGCTGCGAGCGATCAGGACGGAGGCCTCGGGAAGCGTCGACCCGGCCGGGCTCCGCACCGCCGCCGCCACGGCCAGGACCGCGCACCTCCGCCTGCTCGGCGGCCTCGTCACGGCCAAGGAGATCGTCTCAACGGCGAAGGCCCAGGGCGACGACGCCGGGCACGTGAACTCCACGGGACAGGTGACCCTGACCGACCTCAAGGTCAACGGCGTCGCGATCACCGACACCAAGGCCAACCTCACGATCGACATCCCGCTGGTGGCCAAGGTCGTGATCAACGAGCAGGTGACGTCCGCCGACGGCATCGCGGTCAACGCCATCCACATCCGCACGCCGGCGGGCGCCGACATCGTCATCGGCCACGCCAGGGCGGCACTCACCGTGCCGGGAAAGCCCTGCCCGACCTACTGA
- a CDS encoding CehA/McbA family metallohydrolase produces the protein MCDDPLLPEPVARAVAEYRDLRDRHGPTWGEAPLSYVVQARGTVFLDRRYDYWNTGLRQLAERHPGASPAELDDRMGEVDVDRLIRDGLGGDVLDHLPALRLTPEGVTLEARTQVVLGDAPFRTALLLDSSRAGPVTVVVDGTPHEVEPRGAKVVEVAREVLVGGRPVDLTPLARRAPAAALRLRAGFPCRWSVTGADGQSWYPQGAPHKVDGHLRPYFHGDDVVVEVPAEPLTVTVARGMEYTESDLALTPVAGEERLVELTPERLYDAAAHGWYGGDLHVHLNWMGEEPAAPPLAAAAQHGEDLHVLGLVAGNVATERVYDLEALAHWVGRDLPWSDSEHVARIGVEYRNDLVGHVSAFGLRGLPQRYHSGFAGDADWPPNAAALEELRALGAMTGYGHPFHRPIADDDPPEAVLSRGRNCSAREIVADAALGLIDTLDVLNHSSILGTAAVYRHLIGAGNRLAVTAGTDAVLSFCRRGTASGPPGWARVYAHVGGPLTAESYMEAVLLGRTFATTGPWLQLTVNGHEPGDTLDLAPGDRVEVEVRSVGPEVERLEIRTADGVLAEGPRGRLTATLAAGEPTYVVAVAAGGAHPRSQHRGGAYAHTSPVFLDVAGEHVAREADVRWCLGWLDRLEELVGEFGRFDGKEQHADHLALYERARQVYRSRLPVPD, from the coding sequence GGCCCACCTGGGGTGAGGCGCCGTTGAGCTACGTCGTCCAGGCCCGCGGGACCGTCTTCCTCGACCGCCGCTACGACTACTGGAACACCGGCCTGCGGCAGCTCGCCGAGCGCCACCCCGGCGCGTCACCGGCCGAGCTGGACGACCGCATGGGGGAGGTGGACGTCGACCGGCTGATCCGCGACGGGCTGGGCGGCGACGTGCTCGACCACCTGCCGGCGCTGCGGCTCACCCCCGAGGGCGTGACGCTGGAGGCACGCACCCAGGTCGTGCTCGGCGACGCGCCGTTCCGTACGGCGTTGCTGCTCGACTCCAGCCGCGCCGGTCCGGTCACGGTGGTCGTGGACGGCACCCCGCACGAGGTGGAGCCGCGCGGCGCCAAGGTGGTCGAGGTGGCGCGGGAGGTCCTGGTCGGCGGGCGGCCGGTGGACCTGACGCCGCTGGCCAGGCGGGCGCCGGCGGCCGCGCTCCGGCTGCGCGCCGGGTTCCCGTGCCGGTGGAGCGTGACCGGCGCCGACGGGCAGAGCTGGTATCCCCAGGGAGCACCGCACAAGGTGGACGGGCACCTGCGGCCGTACTTCCACGGTGACGACGTCGTCGTCGAGGTGCCCGCCGAGCCGCTCACCGTGACCGTCGCCCGCGGTATGGAGTACACCGAGTCCGACCTCGCGCTCACCCCGGTCGCGGGCGAGGAGAGGCTGGTCGAGCTGACGCCGGAGCGCCTGTACGACGCGGCGGCGCACGGCTGGTACGGCGGCGACCTGCACGTCCACCTCAACTGGATGGGCGAGGAACCCGCCGCTCCCCCGCTGGCCGCCGCCGCCCAGCACGGGGAGGACCTGCACGTGCTCGGCCTGGTGGCGGGCAACGTGGCGACCGAGCGGGTCTACGACCTGGAGGCGCTCGCCCACTGGGTGGGCCGCGACCTGCCCTGGTCCGACAGCGAGCACGTGGCCAGGATCGGGGTCGAGTACCGCAACGACCTGGTCGGGCACGTCTCCGCGTTCGGGCTGCGCGGCCTGCCGCAGCGCTACCACTCCGGTTTCGCCGGCGACGCCGACTGGCCGCCGAACGCGGCCGCGCTGGAGGAGTTGCGCGCCCTGGGCGCGATGACCGGCTACGGCCACCCGTTCCACCGGCCGATCGCCGACGACGACCCGCCCGAGGCCGTACTCAGCCGTGGCCGCAACTGCTCGGCACGGGAGATCGTCGCCGACGCGGCGCTCGGCCTGATCGACACGCTCGACGTGCTGAACCACTCGTCGATCCTGGGGACCGCCGCCGTCTACCGCCACCTGATCGGGGCCGGCAACCGGCTCGCCGTCACGGCCGGCACCGACGCCGTCCTGTCCTTCTGCCGGCGCGGCACCGCTTCCGGGCCGCCCGGCTGGGCCCGGGTGTACGCGCACGTGGGCGGGCCGCTCACCGCCGAGTCGTACATGGAGGCGGTCCTGCTCGGCCGCACGTTCGCGACCACCGGGCCGTGGCTGCAGCTCACCGTGAACGGCCACGAGCCCGGCGACACCCTCGACCTGGCGCCCGGTGACCGGGTGGAGGTCGAGGTGCGCTCGGTCGGGCCCGAGGTGGAGCGGCTGGAGATCCGCACCGCCGACGGCGTCCTGGCCGAGGGCCCGCGGGGACGGCTCACGGCGACGCTCGCGGCGGGCGAGCCGACGTACGTGGTGGCCGTCGCCGCGGGCGGCGCGCACCCGCGCAGCCAGCACCGCGGCGGCGCGTACGCGCACACCAGCCCGGTCTTCCTGGACGTGGCGGGCGAGCACGTGGCGAGGGAGGCGGACGTGCGCTGGTGCCTGGGCTGGCTGGACCGGCTGGAGGAGCTGGTCGGGGAGTTCGGGCGATTCGACGGCAAGGAGCAGCACGCCGACCACCTGGCCCTGTACGAGCGGGCCAGGCAGGTGTACCGGTCACGCCTCCCGGTGCCAGACTGA
- a CDS encoding cupin domain-containing protein — protein MIEVKSIDKPDERRDFPMGHLDVCNLTGLTFGTATFEPGWRWSESVKPIVGTESCEVHHNGFVVKGRLCIRMNDGSEAEIGPGEVFVAPPGHDAWVVGDESCVVFDFAGGAAEYAKA, from the coding sequence ATGATCGAAGTCAAGAGCATCGACAAGCCCGACGAGCGCCGAGACTTCCCCATGGGGCATCTCGACGTGTGCAACCTGACGGGCCTGACCTTCGGCACGGCCACGTTCGAGCCCGGGTGGCGGTGGTCGGAGTCCGTGAAACCGATCGTCGGCACGGAGTCGTGCGAGGTCCACCACAACGGGTTCGTGGTCAAGGGCCGGCTCTGCATCCGGATGAACGACGGCAGCGAGGCGGAGATCGGCCCGGGTGAGGTCTTCGTCGCCCCGCCGGGACACGACGCGTGGGTCGTCGGTGACGAGTCGTGCGTGGTGTTCGACTTCGCGGGTGGAGCCGCGGAGTACGCGAAGGCCTAG
- a CDS encoding SDR family oxidoreductase — translation MAAAGAAFVLVAGTGSACANPADGPYSDLQRAANALGRYGHPEEVAAGIAFLAGPGASFIIGAVLDIDGGYLA, via the coding sequence GTGGCGGCCGCGGGCGCCGCATTCGTGCTGGTCGCCGGAACGGGCAGCGCGTGCGCTAACCCCGCCGACGGCCCGTACTCCGACCTCCAGCGCGCGGCCAACGCCCTGGGCCGCTACGGCCACCCCGAGGAGGTCGCCGCCGGCATCGCCTTCCTCGCCGGCCCCGGCGCCTCCTTCATCATCGGCGCCGTCCTGGACATCGACGGCGGTTACCTGGCCTGA
- a CDS encoding LysR family transcriptional regulator, with protein MIDVKRLRILREVACHGSFSKAADALRFTPSAVSQQIAALERSIGAPVVERSTRGVVLTEPGRLLLDAAEAVFAELHHAKEQIDRLAAGRSRLTIATFSSGGRHILPRALTPFVAGHPEVEINVLEREPEAGLPLVRTGQADLAIAYHFDGPLPVTPGDRSRITWTPLMDDPMSVVLPRGHRLAGRPALDLADLAGERWVLGCTKTEAFLRRYAARAGFEPMFAGQTSDYFFAQSLVAAGVSVSLIPRVALDHAATGLAVVPIRPPCPTRHIGIATARRRHPQPLVDKLVHALLATVAEECRSTAV; from the coding sequence GAGGTGGCCTGCCACGGGAGTTTCAGCAAGGCGGCCGACGCGCTGCGGTTCACACCGTCGGCGGTCTCCCAGCAGATCGCCGCCCTGGAGCGGTCGATCGGCGCGCCCGTCGTCGAGCGCAGCACCCGCGGCGTGGTGCTCACCGAGCCCGGCCGGCTCCTCCTCGACGCGGCCGAGGCGGTCTTCGCCGAGCTGCACCACGCCAAGGAGCAGATCGACCGGCTCGCGGCCGGCCGCAGCAGGTTGACGATCGCCACGTTCAGCAGCGGCGGGCGCCACATCCTGCCCCGCGCGCTCACCCCGTTCGTCGCCGGCCACCCCGAGGTGGAGATCAACGTGCTGGAGCGCGAACCGGAGGCCGGCCTGCCGCTCGTCCGCACGGGGCAGGCGGACCTGGCCATCGCCTACCACTTCGACGGCCCGCTGCCCGTCACGCCCGGCGACCGATCCCGCATCACCTGGACCCCGCTGATGGACGACCCCATGTCGGTCGTCCTGCCCCGGGGGCACCGGCTGGCCGGCCGCCCCGCCCTCGACCTGGCCGACCTGGCCGGCGAGCGCTGGGTGCTCGGCTGCACCAAGACCGAGGCCTTCCTGCGGCGCTACGCCGCCCGCGCCGGCTTCGAGCCCATGTTCGCGGGCCAGACCAGCGACTACTTCTTCGCCCAGTCGCTCGTCGCCGCGGGCGTCAGCGTGTCGCTGATCCCCCGCGTCGCGCTCGACCACGCGGCCACCGGCCTCGCCGTCGTCCCGATCCGGCCGCCGTGCCCCACCCGCCACATCGGGATCGCCACCGCCCGCCGCCGCCACCCGCAACCGCTGGTCGACAAGCTGGTGCACGCCCTCCTCGCGACCGTCGCCGAAGAATGTCGAAGCACCGCTGTATGA